The following are from one region of the Salvelinus alpinus chromosome 16, SLU_Salpinus.1, whole genome shotgun sequence genome:
- the LOC139541304 gene encoding collectrin-like isoform X1, which produces MLYRPKADTIRRRWQNNSHICFFTKPESNLCWVKCTKRIACNKQLHDLQHGQEGMLVWILFLLCQVVAPALAQDLCQRDAPNGYKVRISLKTALGEDAYEWNQSEMFFFRATMAFAMRRHFQMETYNVDNIILCVQTSRVSFWFVVTSPDNATMLIPKADVEKAVRMSRHRINNAFLLSDRTLEFLGIHPTLAAPVNPDTPPWLIVFGVVIGAVCAGIIALLVSSLLQKRRKEKGMTEDGQDEEDMQVKGVENGINLDGTYNRGFTDDDRFTKL; this is translated from the exons atgttatataggcctaaggccgataCAATAAGAAGACGCTGGCAGAATAATTCACACATTTGTTTcttcacaaaaccggagagcaacctctgttGGGTGAAGTGCACAAAGcgtattgcatgtaacaaacagttacatgacttaCAGCATGGTCAG GAGGGGATGTTGGTGTGGATCCTGTTTCTGCTCTGCCAGGTGGTGGCACCTGCTCTGGCACAAGACCTCTGCCAGCGCG ATGCTCCAAATGGCTACAAAGTGCGCATCAGCCTCAAAACTGCTCTGGGAGAGGATGCT TATGAATGGAATCAGAGTGAAATGTTCTTTTTCCGAGCTACTATGGCCTTTGCCATGAGGAGGCACTTCCAAATGGAAACATACAA TGTCGACAACATTATCCTGTGTGTTCAGACTTCGAGGGTGTCCTTCTGGTTTGTGGTGACATCACCAGACAACGCCACCATGCTTATTCCTAAGGCAGATGTGGAGAAAGCTGTGAG GATGTCAAGGCATCGCATCAACAATGCCTTCCTCCTGTCAGATAGGACCCTGGAGTTTCTGGGCATCCACCCTACACTAGCAGCGCCAGTCAACCCTGACACCCCTCCCTGGCTCATCGTGTTTGGAGTGGTCATCGGTGCTGTGTGTGCTGGAATCATTGCCCTGCTCGTATCCTCTCTGCTTCAAAAGAGACG GAAAGAGAAAGGGATGACAGAGGATGGGCAGGATGAAGAGGACATGCAGGTGAAAGGAGTGGAGAATGGCATCAACCTGGATGGCACCTACAATAGAGGATTCACAGATGATGATCGCTTTACAAAGCTGTAA
- the LOC139541304 gene encoding collectrin-like isoform X2, with product MLVWILFLLCQVVAPALAQDLCQRDAPNGYKVRISLKTALGEDAYEWNQSEMFFFRATMAFAMRRHFQMETYNVDNIILCVQTSRVSFWFVVTSPDNATMLIPKADVEKAVRMSRHRINNAFLLSDRTLEFLGIHPTLAAPVNPDTPPWLIVFGVVIGAVCAGIIALLVSSLLQKRRKEKGMTEDGQDEEDMQVKGVENGINLDGTYNRGFTDDDRFTKL from the exons ATGTTGGTGTGGATCCTGTTTCTGCTCTGCCAGGTGGTGGCACCTGCTCTGGCACAAGACCTCTGCCAGCGCG ATGCTCCAAATGGCTACAAAGTGCGCATCAGCCTCAAAACTGCTCTGGGAGAGGATGCT TATGAATGGAATCAGAGTGAAATGTTCTTTTTCCGAGCTACTATGGCCTTTGCCATGAGGAGGCACTTCCAAATGGAAACATACAA TGTCGACAACATTATCCTGTGTGTTCAGACTTCGAGGGTGTCCTTCTGGTTTGTGGTGACATCACCAGACAACGCCACCATGCTTATTCCTAAGGCAGATGTGGAGAAAGCTGTGAG GATGTCAAGGCATCGCATCAACAATGCCTTCCTCCTGTCAGATAGGACCCTGGAGTTTCTGGGCATCCACCCTACACTAGCAGCGCCAGTCAACCCTGACACCCCTCCCTGGCTCATCGTGTTTGGAGTGGTCATCGGTGCTGTGTGTGCTGGAATCATTGCCCTGCTCGTATCCTCTCTGCTTCAAAAGAGACG GAAAGAGAAAGGGATGACAGAGGATGGGCAGGATGAAGAGGACATGCAGGTGAAAGGAGTGGAGAATGGCATCAACCTGGATGGCACCTACAATAGAGGATTCACAGATGATGATCGCTTTACAAAGCTGTAA